The following coding sequences lie in one Takifugu flavidus isolate HTHZ2018 chromosome 4, ASM371156v2, whole genome shotgun sequence genomic window:
- the LOC130524811 gene encoding protein CBFA2T2-like isoform X1 produces the protein MKPFGYVCRLIDKQQQLSVGCQSRMRAHLMSPDNREKSPAMPGSPVDAKTHSRSAPSSLASSTMPPLPSVNPSGPRPASFSTTALTNGNHHSPPTLNAVPSPPQRYSNGPSSSSSSSLANQQLPATCGARQLSKLKRFLTTLQQFGNDISPEIGDNVRSLVLALVNSTVTIEEFHSRLQEATNFPLRPFVIPFLKANLPLLQRELLHCARAAKQTPAQYLSQHEHILLSTTMASSPDSSELLMEPPEVGTKRHSPARGKENGFHERPPVALEPAAKRICTISPAPRHSPAHPLPLSTQLHPTPPPLQHYALDDIAAPHILHREHSQRLLEIRELKDRPRLPGTNGGYREEPVDHRLTDREWADEWRHLDHVLNCIVDMVEKTRRSVSVLRRCQESDREELNYWRRRSNEQEDPRKGGSGSAPFSKTHSPHSAESDSQRDFAQRPGSAYVTDEIWRKAEEAVNEVKRQAMDEVQKAVAEAEQKAFEMIAAERAKMEKTLAEAKRKAQEDAIMIINEQEDSSECCWNCGRKASETCSGCNAARYCGSFCQHKDWERHHLICSPGLQAQPKPVSAITAGRAAAAAAAAAAGASPVGLAGGKAPDSVPSVSSPGGEKTAVASRSSTPSTPASAPETNGH, from the exons ATGAAGCCATTCGGCTATGTATGCCGCCTAATTGACAAGCAGCAGCAACTCTCTGTGGGCTGCCAGAGCCGCATGCGCGCCCACCTGATGTCTCCCG ACAACAGAGAGAAGAGCCCTGCCATGCCCGGTTCTCCTGTGGATGCTAAGACTCATTCCAGATCAGCCCCCAGTAGCCTCGCCAGTTCCACCATGCCACCCCTGCCTTCCGTCAACCCCAGCGGCCCTCGGCCAGCCTCcttctccaccacagcct TGACCAATGGGAATCACCATTCCCCGCCGACCCTGAATGCAGTGCCCTCCCCACCGCAGCGGTACAGCAACGggccatcctcttcctcttcttcatcactggCGAACCAGCAGCTGCCGGCCACCTGTGGGGCTCGCCAGTTGAGCAAGCTGAAGCGCTTTCTGACTACGCTGCAACAGTTTGGCAATGACATTTCCCCCGAGATCGGAGACAACGTCCGGAGCCTTGTGCTGGCCCTCGTG AATTCAACAGTAACCATTGAGGAGTTCCATTCGCGGCTTCAGGAGGCCACCAACTTCCCACTGCGGCCATTTGTGATCCCGTTTCTCAAG gccAACTTGCCTCTTCTCCAGAGGGAGCTGCTCCACTGTGCACGGGCAGCCAAGCAGACCCCAGCCCAATACCTGTCCCAGCATGAGCACATCCTTCTGAGCACCACCATGGCTTCCTCTCCGGACtcatcagagctgctgatggagcccCCAGAAGTCGGTACCAAGAGACACAGCCCTGCGAG aggGAAAGAGAATGGTTTCCACGAGCGTCCACCCGTGGCCCTTGAACCCGCAGCAAAGCGCATCTGCACCATCAGCCCCGCTCCTCGACACAGCCCTGCCCACCCGCTGCCGCTGAGCACCCAGCTTCACCCGacccctccacctctgcagcatTACGCCTTGGACGACATCGCAGCGCCACACATCCTCCACCGCGAGCACAGCCAGCGCCTGTTGGAGATCCGGGAACTCAAAGACAGGCCCAGGCTACCTG GCACTAATGGGGGATACCGTGAGGAGCCAGTGGAccacaggctgacagacagagaaTGGGCTGATGAATGGAGGCATCTGGACCAT GTGCTGAACTGCATTGTGGATATGGTGGAGAAGACGCGGCGGTCCGTGAGCGTGCTCAGGCGGTGCCAGGAGTCAGACCGCGAGGAGCTCAACTACTGGAGACGGCGCTCCAATGAGCAGGAGGACCCACGCAAGGGAGGCTCTGGCTCAGCGCCCTTCTCCAAGACACACAGCCCACACTCGGCAGAGTCGG ACTCCCAACGCGACTTTGCCCAGCGGCCGGGCTCAGCATACGTTACCGATGAGATCTGGAGAAAAGCCG AGGAGGCCGTGAACGAGGTGAAGCGCCAGGCCATGGATGAGGTCCAGAAGGCGGTGGCGGAGGCCGAGCAGAAGGCTTTCGAGATGATCGCAGCCGAGAGGGCAAAGATGGAGAAGACTTTGGCCGAGGCGAAGAGGAAGGCTCAGGAGGATGCCATCATGATAATCAACGAACAGGAGGACTCCAGTGAG TGTTGCTGGAACTGTGGCCGTAAAGCAAGCGAGACGTGCAGCGGTTGCAACGCCGCTCGCTACTGTGGCTCCTTCTGCCAGCATAAAGACTGGGAGAGGCACCACCTCATCTGCAGCCCAGGCCTTCAGGCTCAGCCCAAACCTGTGTCCGCCATCACTGCAGgcagagcagcggcggcggcggcggcggcggcagctggGGCGTCTCCTGTGGGATTGGCTGGGGGCAAGGCCCCAGACAGCGTTCCGTCTGTCTCCAGCCCCGGTGGAGAGAAGACAGCGGTTGCTTCTCGCTCCTCCACGCCGTCCACCCCAGCCTCAGCCCCCGAAACCAACGGACACTAG
- the LOC130524811 gene encoding protein CBFA2T2-like isoform X2 has protein sequence MPGSPVDAKTHSRSAPSSLASSTMPPLPSVNPSGPRPASFSTTALTNGNHHSPPTLNAVPSPPQRYSNGPSSSSSSSLANQQLPATCGARQLSKLKRFLTTLQQFGNDISPEIGDNVRSLVLALVNSTVTIEEFHSRLQEATNFPLRPFVIPFLKANLPLLQRELLHCARAAKQTPAQYLSQHEHILLSTTMASSPDSSELLMEPPEVGTKRHSPARGKENGFHERPPVALEPAAKRICTISPAPRHSPAHPLPLSTQLHPTPPPLQHYALDDIAAPHILHREHSQRLLEIRELKDRPRLPGTNGGYREEPVDHRLTDREWADEWRHLDHVLNCIVDMVEKTRRSVSVLRRCQESDREELNYWRRRSNEQEDPRKGGSGSAPFSKTHSPHSAESDSQRDFAQRPGSAYVTDEIWRKAEEAVNEVKRQAMDEVQKAVAEAEQKAFEMIAAERAKMEKTLAEAKRKAQEDAIMIINEQEDSSECCWNCGRKASETCSGCNAARYCGSFCQHKDWERHHLICSPGLQAQPKPVSAITAGRAAAAAAAAAAGASPVGLAGGKAPDSVPSVSSPGGEKTAVASRSSTPSTPASAPETNGH, from the exons ATGCCCGGTTCTCCTGTGGATGCTAAGACTCATTCCAGATCAGCCCCCAGTAGCCTCGCCAGTTCCACCATGCCACCCCTGCCTTCCGTCAACCCCAGCGGCCCTCGGCCAGCCTCcttctccaccacagcct TGACCAATGGGAATCACCATTCCCCGCCGACCCTGAATGCAGTGCCCTCCCCACCGCAGCGGTACAGCAACGggccatcctcttcctcttcttcatcactggCGAACCAGCAGCTGCCGGCCACCTGTGGGGCTCGCCAGTTGAGCAAGCTGAAGCGCTTTCTGACTACGCTGCAACAGTTTGGCAATGACATTTCCCCCGAGATCGGAGACAACGTCCGGAGCCTTGTGCTGGCCCTCGTG AATTCAACAGTAACCATTGAGGAGTTCCATTCGCGGCTTCAGGAGGCCACCAACTTCCCACTGCGGCCATTTGTGATCCCGTTTCTCAAG gccAACTTGCCTCTTCTCCAGAGGGAGCTGCTCCACTGTGCACGGGCAGCCAAGCAGACCCCAGCCCAATACCTGTCCCAGCATGAGCACATCCTTCTGAGCACCACCATGGCTTCCTCTCCGGACtcatcagagctgctgatggagcccCCAGAAGTCGGTACCAAGAGACACAGCCCTGCGAG aggGAAAGAGAATGGTTTCCACGAGCGTCCACCCGTGGCCCTTGAACCCGCAGCAAAGCGCATCTGCACCATCAGCCCCGCTCCTCGACACAGCCCTGCCCACCCGCTGCCGCTGAGCACCCAGCTTCACCCGacccctccacctctgcagcatTACGCCTTGGACGACATCGCAGCGCCACACATCCTCCACCGCGAGCACAGCCAGCGCCTGTTGGAGATCCGGGAACTCAAAGACAGGCCCAGGCTACCTG GCACTAATGGGGGATACCGTGAGGAGCCAGTGGAccacaggctgacagacagagaaTGGGCTGATGAATGGAGGCATCTGGACCAT GTGCTGAACTGCATTGTGGATATGGTGGAGAAGACGCGGCGGTCCGTGAGCGTGCTCAGGCGGTGCCAGGAGTCAGACCGCGAGGAGCTCAACTACTGGAGACGGCGCTCCAATGAGCAGGAGGACCCACGCAAGGGAGGCTCTGGCTCAGCGCCCTTCTCCAAGACACACAGCCCACACTCGGCAGAGTCGG ACTCCCAACGCGACTTTGCCCAGCGGCCGGGCTCAGCATACGTTACCGATGAGATCTGGAGAAAAGCCG AGGAGGCCGTGAACGAGGTGAAGCGCCAGGCCATGGATGAGGTCCAGAAGGCGGTGGCGGAGGCCGAGCAGAAGGCTTTCGAGATGATCGCAGCCGAGAGGGCAAAGATGGAGAAGACTTTGGCCGAGGCGAAGAGGAAGGCTCAGGAGGATGCCATCATGATAATCAACGAACAGGAGGACTCCAGTGAG TGTTGCTGGAACTGTGGCCGTAAAGCAAGCGAGACGTGCAGCGGTTGCAACGCCGCTCGCTACTGTGGCTCCTTCTGCCAGCATAAAGACTGGGAGAGGCACCACCTCATCTGCAGCCCAGGCCTTCAGGCTCAGCCCAAACCTGTGTCCGCCATCACTGCAGgcagagcagcggcggcggcggcggcggcggcagctggGGCGTCTCCTGTGGGATTGGCTGGGGGCAAGGCCCCAGACAGCGTTCCGTCTGTCTCCAGCCCCGGTGGAGAGAAGACAGCGGTTGCTTCTCGCTCCTCCACGCCGTCCACCCCAGCCTCAGCCCCCGAAACCAACGGACACTAG